In Cicer arietinum cultivar CDC Frontier isolate Library 1 chromosome 7, Cicar.CDCFrontier_v2.0, whole genome shotgun sequence, a single window of DNA contains:
- the LOC101515480 gene encoding uncharacterized protein isoform X1, with the protein MSGGTPVGAGGFMRQRHSQGYASSGDDLEDDACSRQRHFLAPSPPRWTWIEMLENFLWLASAVFILYYGDQHSNLIYLVCHDDRIRRLPLYLGLIGIGLNALIFVYTSVLAWSVRRFDEKWGLKKWEITSITVLPFATVFGIISFCLFSFALWPIWSFLTIPLLFTLFMACMVVIPYLIFGTLRPQYDELRTD; encoded by the exons ATGTCTGGGGGAACACCGGTTGGGGCAGGTGGTTTTATGAGGCAGAGACACAGCCAGGGTTATGCTAGTAGTGGCGATGACTTGGAGGATGATGCATGCTCGAGGCAGCGTCATTTTTTGGCACCAAGTCCTCCACGGTGGACATGGATCGAGATGCTTGAAAATTTTCTTTGGCTTGCTTCAGCTGTTTTTATTCTATACTATGGTGATCAGCATTCCAATTTGATTTATCTTGTGTGCCATGACGATCGTATTAGAAG ACTGCCTTTATATCTTGGGTTGATTGGCATTGGTTTGAACGCATTGATTTTCGTTTATACAAGTGTTTTGGCATGGAGCGTTCgtaggtttgatgaaaaatggGGACTAAAGAAATGGGAAATAACAAGTATCACCGTGTTGCCATTCGCCACTGTATTTGGAATCATCTCGTTTTGCTT GTTCTCTTTTGCTTTGTGGCCAATATGGAGTTTCTTGACAATTCCGCTTCTG TTTACACTATTCATGGCATGCATGGTAGTAATCCCTTATCTCATTTTTGGGACTCTCCGGCCTCAGTATGATGAACTCCGAACAGATTAA
- the LOC101515480 gene encoding uncharacterized protein isoform X2, which yields MSGGTPVGAGGFMRQRHSQGYASSGDDLEDDACSRQRHFLAPSPPRWTWIEMLENFLWLASAVFILYYGDQHSNLIYLVCHDDRIRSVLAWSVRRFDEKWGLKKWEITSITVLPFATVFGIISFCLFSFALWPIWSFLTIPLLFTLFMACMVVIPYLIFGTLRPQYDELRTD from the exons ATGTCTGGGGGAACACCGGTTGGGGCAGGTGGTTTTATGAGGCAGAGACACAGCCAGGGTTATGCTAGTAGTGGCGATGACTTGGAGGATGATGCATGCTCGAGGCAGCGTCATTTTTTGGCACCAAGTCCTCCACGGTGGACATGGATCGAGATGCTTGAAAATTTTCTTTGGCTTGCTTCAGCTGTTTTTATTCTATACTATGGTGATCAGCATTCCAATTTGATTTATCTTGTGTGCCATGACGATCGTATTAGAAG TGTTTTGGCATGGAGCGTTCgtaggtttgatgaaaaatggGGACTAAAGAAATGGGAAATAACAAGTATCACCGTGTTGCCATTCGCCACTGTATTTGGAATCATCTCGTTTTGCTT GTTCTCTTTTGCTTTGTGGCCAATATGGAGTTTCTTGACAATTCCGCTTCTG TTTACACTATTCATGGCATGCATGGTAGTAATCCCTTATCTCATTTTTGGGACTCTCCGGCCTCAGTATGATGAACTCCGAACAGATTAA
- the LOC101488234 gene encoding mediator of RNA polymerase II transcription subunit 17 yields MEEGMELQLSLDKLPIKRLDSIEENGMERFPLNADYDEKRISLIRRIDFAWAIEKDEEKKKQKKSSKETSTPWQWQGMVDNLKLAHQELSVIIDLINTVEANDAVTVASMTRPKPLPNEALSDLAVSAATKLQCYRQVGKYFKQSAKAFEQQLAREARFYGALIRLQQNWKVKRQRQASIVPGNEGFTFDLFDNSYDQGAIIRSSPMSTVRVNHDAAGMLAINVSPNLCHSLEFGFVGAQLNMQKKSNENKSPLSDEHCLGETDTESSSDEEYVKKTHSLLRDVHKAIFNEQVFDLVNREAFNTSTGFSLTGLRENYLQLSLGQGTSVYLSLVSTGQDHPTVEGELTNNAENASSPLDSSDILMHDAKQNTLKKKGQHSISTCYEIYIQQIYQEHIFGRSSEKPISSGNRLSGAQAKDGSSLLGHFFMSLAHRIFSSKILAELENVVFKVPYLQLISNPTWHSRGSSWTLFMEVPPSILHGCQIKTSDYCEKNSIKRQFWIKVVVIDDRINVKAEGSPNVAGLFKGKSEDTHSINKYDCNLADLPVIILQQVASQIINWLYHEALMVGIKANRDFLCLSFELEQGETLGLVANVDPEDTDGCISWSLVMEDSFAEVQKLHKNITNGASEYRKFLGPLSLDLLYATLIDLIAFVGGCGH; encoded by the exons ATGGAGGAGGGCATGGAATTGCAACTCTCCCTGGACAAGCTCCCGATCAAGCGCTTGGATTCCATTGAAGAAAATGGAATGGAACGATTCCCTTT GAATGCGGATTACGATGAAAAACGAATCTCTCTGATCAGGCGAATTGACTTCGCTTGGGCCATTGAGAAGGACGAGGAAAAGAAGAAGCAGAAGAAAAGCTCAAAGGAGACCTCAACACCATGGCAATGGCAAGGCATGGTGGATAATTTGAAGTTGGCTCATCAGGAGCTCTCTGTCATCATAGATCTCATCAACACT GTGGAAGCAAACGATGCAGTAACTGTGGCTAGCATGACAAGGCCAAAACCATTACCAAATGAAGCTTTGTCCGACCTTGCTGTATCTGCAGCCACCAAGCTTCAATGCTACCGT CAAGTTGGGAAATATTTCAAGCAATCTGCCAAGGCTTTTGAACAGCAACTTGCTCGGGAAGCTAGGTTTTATGGTGCCCTTATCAG GTTGCAGCAAAATTGGAAAGTAAAACGGCAACGCCAAGCATCTATAGTTCCAGGGAATGAGGGCTTCACTTTTGATCTCTTTGATAACTCGTATGACCAAGGAGCTATTATTCGGTCATCACCTATGTCCACTGTCCGTGTCAATCATGATGCAGCTGGGATGCTGGCTATAAATGTGTCTCCCAATTTGTGTCATTCTCTCGAATTTGGTTTTGTCGGTGCACAACTAAATATGCAGAAGAAATCCAATGAAAACAAATCTCCCTTATCTGATGAGCATTGCTTGGGAGAAACAGACACGGAATCTTCAAGTGATGAGGAGTATGTGAAGAAAACTCATTCACTCCTTCGCGATGTACATAAAGCAATTTTTAATGAGCAG GTGTTTGATCTGGTGAATCGTGAAGCTTTTAACACGTCTACCGGTTTCAGTCTGACTGGATTACGggaaaattatttacaattaaGTTTAGGTCAAGGAACCTCTGTGTACCTATCGCTAGTGTCCACTGGTCAAGATCATCCTACAGTTGAAGGTGAACTTACCAATAATGCAGAAAATGCATCTTCACCTTTGGATTCATCAGACATATTGATGCATGATGCCAAACAAAACACCCTTAAGAAGAAAGGGCAGCATTCTATTTCTACCTGTTATGAGATTTATATTCAACAGATTTATCAAGAACATATATTTGGAAGAAGTAGCGAAAAACCAATTTCCTCTGGTAATCGTTTATCTGGTGCACAGGCAAAAGATGGATCCAGTCTTCTTGGTCATTTTTTTATGTCTTTGGCTCATAGGATCTTTTCAAGTAAAATTCTTGCAGAGCTGGAAAATGTG GTTTTCAAGGTCCCATATCTCCAACTAATTTCCAATCCCACATGGCATTCTCGGGGGTCATCATGGACCCTATTTATGGAGGTTCCTCCATCTATTCTTCATGGTTGCCAAATCAAAACATCAGATTATTGTGAGAAAAATTCTATCAAGCGTCAGTTTTGGATTAAGGTTGTCGTAATCGATGATCGCATCAATGTTAAAGCAGAAGGCTCTCCTAATGTGGCAGGCCTGTTCAAGGGAAAGTCTGAGGATACCCACTCAATAAACAAATATGATTGCAACTTAGCTGATCTTCCTGTGATTATTTTGCAGCAG GTTGCTAGCCAAATTATTAATTGGCTATATCATGAAGCTCTGATGGTTGGGATAAAGGCGAATCGGGACTTTTTATGCTTGTCGTTTGAGCTCGAACAGGGTGAAACACTTGGTCTGGTTGCCAATGTGGATCCAGAAGACACTGATGGTTGTATATCTTGGTCGTTAGTCATGGAGGATAGTTTTGCAGAGGTCCAAAAGCTTCATAAAAACATCACCAATGGTGCATCTGAATATAGGAAATTTCTAGGTCCCTTGTCTCTTGATTTGTTATATGCTACCCTGATAGATTTAATCGCCTTTGTTGGCGGCTGCGGCCATTGA